Sequence from the Erythrolamprus reginae isolate rEryReg1 chromosome 2, rEryReg1.hap1, whole genome shotgun sequence genome:
tactactctttcagtaaaataatattttctcaagttgcttttgatctttcccccaactaacttcagattgtgtccccttgttcttgtgttcactttcctattaaaaacacttccctcctggaccttatttaaccctttaacatatttaaatgtttcaatcatgttcccccttttccttctgtcctccagactatacagattgagttcattaagtctttcctgatacgttttatgcttaagaccttccaccattcttgtagcccgtctttggacccgttcaattttgtcaatatctttttgtaggtgaggtctccagaacggaacacagtattccaaatgtggtctcaccagcactctatatagcgggatgataatctccctcttcctccttgttatacctctagctatgcagccaagcatcctacttgctttccctactgcttgactgcactgctcacccattttgagactgtctgaaatcactacccctaaatccttttcttctgaagtttttgctaacacagaactgccaatacaatactcagattgaggattccttttccccaagtgcattattttacatttggaaacattaaactgcagtttccattgctttgaccatttatctagtaaagctaaatcatttatcatattacagaccccttccaggaatatcaaccctattgcacactttagagtcatcggcaaataggcaaactttccctaccaaaccttcccctatgtcactcacaaacatattaaaaagaataggacccagaacagacccttgtggcacaccgcttgtaacctgtctctgctcagaatactcgccattaacaataactctctgatgtctatgcttcagccagcttgaaatccactgaactatccaaggattaagtccaatcttcactaatttatctatcagctctttatgtggaaccgtatcaaaggctttgctgaagtccaggtaggcaatatccacggcaccaccttgatccaacaccttgatccaagcacctttgggacacatatacacactcacacacactcacacacatacacctgCTGTCAGAACATCTTTGAATCCTTTGCTGAGCTATCTTCCACTATcaaacagttaaaaaaacaaacacttcTTCAGTATTAGGAAAACTAGCCTGGCTTTAAATTTTACCTATTGCAGAAGAGAACAGATGTCCTTTCATTATTACACCTGAAAAAAATGTAAGTCTGTCTTTTGGAAATGTGTTTGATTCCCCACCCCACCAAAGGGACTCCAACTGTTATTCTAAACATCAAGACTGTGTCTCACATCCAtatttgctttcttacctatgcaTTCAATCATTCACCTTTGTATTATGATTGTGATTATGATTGGGTTGTATTATGATCCCTGAAGAAATTGCGGTTGGCTGATGATTTTTTAGAAATTCAAATATTCTTCACAACAACCCAATTTCAATCCCAAAGCCATTGTTACGTGCTAGAGAGTccacttggagaagggcagcctgtaaatttaattaattaaatacatttaattaaatatatttcgTTCATGTTTTCCAGGCTTTTTCCTCATGCCTCATTTTTAGCTGCCTTCCTACAATAAAATACTTTCCACTGTTCAGTAACTTCTGCTATGTTGAACAAGCTGTGGTaagtaattgttttgttttgaaagaatGGCTGGCTAATTATTGCATCAGTCAGGCAACTGAAAATCTCACGCCTCCAGGATGggaataaaaaaaacccccaacctttAGAGACTTCATTTGCTATTCCAAAGACTTTAATTTGGGACTCACTAAAGTGAGTAATTGCTGTTGTAATATTGAGAAGCAGagggaaaatgaaataaaagtacTCCTTGACATACACCctcaattgagctcaaaatttccattgctaagcaaggactTTGTAAAATGAATTATGCCCCacttttgtgactttttttgtCAAAAAACCAGCAAATTACtccaattgttaagtaaatctgattcattcgttgactttgcttgtcagaagctgggtAGGGAGGTTACAAATGTTGATTGTGTCTCCCTGGAACAGTACACCCAAAATAAAAGcaacaagcacccaaattttgaccacACGACCTTGGAAATGGTGCAACAATCATgtgtgtgaaaactggtcataagtccctttttttcagtgacATTGTCAGGTCGAAGCCATCGTTGAcctggagactttggcctgccataaATTATGCTTTGGAACGTATCTTtctatgggaacttgggaggggctgttgcatgagggatgtagagATCTAGCCATCACAAATTCCTTCTAGGTTCTTAAGGtcctcctttgttcagcacctgcccggaagctgatgggagtaactGACATGCTGACAGAAGAAGACTGGTCAACATGATGAACTTGTGAGTATGGGAACAATGGACTGAACTTTAActtccgccccgagttttcggagaggggcggcatataaatccaataaaacttgaaacttgaaacttaaactgGATGGAGAAACCCTCGTAgctttagattcgggtttctcacagatgtgccaacatggctctgctaataaattgggactttgaggaatgCTATGCCTCGGACTTTGATTTAATTTTagatgctatttagaaccctGACAGACATAACTTCAAAGAGTCACTAACTGAATGGCTGTAAATAGAGATCTAAGTGTATATGGTATCAAACCATCATCTTTGATAATTAGACTGGATAGGCTCATATCTAATATTTAATCCATTCTGACTCTATTTTTTAAATGGTTGATTATTGATTTGGATGAAAGGAACACAAACAATAATCAGTAAAATAATTTGGACATCATAGAACTGTAGAAAGAACTGCATTTGGTTTATCATTGCCATGATTCATTTATGAATTAATATTATATGCTACCCATCTCTCAGCTGGAAGAGACTGAATGACTTACAAGATAATGAAATATAGAGATATAAAGACAATTATATGAACAAAAGCACATTAAAATCCCCAAATATTAAATACAAACTAAGAGATCAAAAGTTTGGAGCACAGCTGTGTTGGCACCTTCTCTGACAttgcaccaggggtgggttcctaccagtgcgggCACTCTGGTAGCGACCCACCAATGTCACAATTTTGGTGCGATGGCTCTAGGGATGTCTGGGCTGGGCTGTATgcactgccatattttttttggtaatttttggtgattttttggctctctgagcatgcgcggaagtaaaagcatccttctgagcatgcacggaaatgAAATCGTGTAAGGGGATGTGCGTGAGCGAGCATAGAGAGAGCGCATGTGTGAAACATCATGATGTGCACTGCTAGGAAAAGGTaaaaaggaacccacccctgcattgcACCCACCCACCTCTGGCCTAGAGTTTATCCATCAGGGCCTCATATCAACTGGCAGAGCCAGGGGTAAGGCTGTTCTTGAAACCTAGAATGGTGAGAGGGCAGACCTCACTCTGGTTTCAAGATGTTCCAAAGGGCGGTGGCCatggcagaaaaggctcttctcatAGACTCCACCAACTGAAATTCTTCGAGTGATGGAGTAGGCCTCTTCTGCCAGAATGAGGGGGGCAGGTCAATCCGATTGGTATGAGATGgttaaaacataagaagagccctgctgaatcaggccaaagcccatcgagtccagcagtcTGTCTCACACAGTGGGCCACCAATTGTtgatggggatcttgagcagaaagaccctccctttcccttgacccccaacaaatggtactcaagggaatcctgcctgcctcaaccaacatagaggtggtactcggacatctgtttcaataaccaccgatacacttggcatccatgaatctgtctaatcctgccttgaagctatcaaggctgacagctgtcacggcctctttTGAAAATGAGtttcataaaccaatgaccctttgggtgaagaaatatttccctttatttgtcctcactttcttacctatgagttttagggagtgcccccttttcctagtattgtgtgatagagaaaatattttttctctatccaccttttccatcccatgcatgattttatactctTCGATCAAGTCTTCAGGTAACCTGGACCCATACTATGATCTATTCTAACAAGCTATTTTTACCCAGTAATTATAAACTTgggatcatttttttaaaattcaaacacAGCTCCTAGCCCGTCTAACTTATCTTCTTAAGAACCAACCGATCTGCTCTGTAGCAATTATAAGACTATAATATTCACTTTCACACAACGGaaagttttacttttaaaatTCTCTGGTGCCTTTGAGTGCCTCGGTGACCGCCTGGAAAAATCACAGAAGTTTCcttggcaatatttatttatttatttattttttctttctttctttctttctttctttctttctttctttatttctttctttctttctttctttctttctttatttatttatttatttacttacttagtcgaacaactaaaggattgtcgtttgtataaacataacataagtagaaagtaatgataaaagaagaaaataggacaataggatagggaGGGTAGGCactatggtgcgcttatgcacgtcccttacaaacctcttagagaaggggagaggtcaactgtagacaatctgaggttaaagattttcaGCATCAGTGGTTTGCCTTTGACTTCTTCCTAGGGATAAGAGAGAAggattggcccaatgtcacccagcAGACTTCATGCCCaaaatggaactagaactcacagccttccTATGAACATTCACATTTGAGTGAATATTATAGAATTATGCTAGAATGTCTGTCTGGAAAATTATTTTGTTATGAGTGTATcccagtatttatttgtttatttgtttattggattggtattccacccctctccaaggactctggcagctcacaacatatcaaacaatatacaatgtgcaTATCTAAAAAATTCCAATTAATatcgctaaaaaactttaaaaactctaataacattgaaaatcattcattcccattcatgcagcaagacatactacaatGGTTATATAGCTACACAAAAGTGTCCTTGTGAGTTGGGGGATCATTTGTGTATCCTGCATAAATTATAGCATGGTTATAAAATAGTCCtcttgtttagaatagaatagaatttttttttattggccaagtgttattggacacacaaggaatttgtcttggtgcatatgctctcagcgtacataaaataaaatatacatttgtcaagaatcatgtggtacgacacttaatgattgtcataggggtctaataagcaatgaagaagcaatattaataaaaatcttaggatatacgcaacaagttacagtcatacagtcaacatgggaggaaatgggtgataggaatggtgagaaaaactagtagaacagaagtgcagatttagtagaaagtctgacagtgttgagggaattatttgtttagtagagtgatggcgttcggaaaaaaactgttcttgtgtctagttgtcttggtgtgcagtgctctgtagcgacattttgccTTTTAATAAATAATAGACACGTTCATTTATTGTATGCAAACCCACTTGCACAGGGCTCCTTTGATCTCCTTGTTTCTTAGGGAGTAAATACATGGGTTCAAAAGAGCAGATATCACATTGTAAAAGAGAGAAAACTTCTTGTCTCTCTCTGCCTTATAGCTGGAAGCTGGGCGCATGTACATGAACATGGCAGCCCCGTAGAAGAGAGTCACCACTGTGATGTGCGAGGTGCAGGTGGAGAAAGCTTTGAACTTCCCTTCCGCAGAGCGGATCTTCAGGATAGCCCTCAAGATGAACACGTAAGAGATCACAATCAAAGACAGTGGGGACATGAGCAGGATCACCCCCAACACAAAATCCACCACCTCATTAACGCGTGTGTCGGCACAAGCCAGTTCCAAGATGGCTGGCACTTCGCAAAAGAAGTGGTTGATCTCGTTTGGGCCGCAATAAGGCAAGCGCATAGTGAAGCCGGTGTGCATCATGGCAAAGAGGAAGCCGCAAGTCCAGGACCCGACGGCCATCTTAACACAGATTGACTTGCTCATCATGATAGTGTAGTGTAACGGGTGGCAGATGGCTACATACCGATCGTAAGCCATCACGGCATAGAGGACGCATTCACTTATCCCCAAAGACAGGAAGATGTACATTTGAGCAGTACAGCCAGCCACGGAGATGGTTTTCCTCTTTAAAAGGAGGTGTATTAACAACTGGGGCATTGTGGTAGAGCTGTAACTGATGTCCAAGAAGGAGAGGTTGGCCAAGAAGAAGTACATGGGCGTGTGGAGGCGAGAGTCTATTCTGATGAGGTTGATAATGAGGCCGTTGCCTAGCACAATCATCAGATACAGGATGAGGAAGAGAGCAAAAAGGAAGCGTTGAGTTTGCGGCCTGGTTGAGAAGCCCAGAAGGATGAATTCAGAGACAGAACTTTTATTTTCCCATGGGAGATGGTTTGCCATGGTCACCTAAGGTAAAAAAGAAaggagttgtttattattattattattattattattattattattattattattattattattattattattattatttgttctgtggggctctctggtagaatcctcccaaaaattcacaggtacaaatttcagacacacacacgtttgaaaattcaaaacaatgttctttataatgaaaattcacttaaactaagccctcttttggtatagcaaagagcactgtctccaaacaaactggtaattgatacaagtcccttatcagttctgtgatacttagcttgcagctgtgaggcaattcacagtccttctttcacaaagtgaaacacactttgctctgggttagtttcaaagtggggaaaaatcagcacacaaaaggtcaaagtcagtaaagcagtcacgaaacacaatgatcagataatcctccacaatggccaaacccacaggctgctatttatagcagcctcactaatcaccacagtcccacccaaccacaggtggcctcattttctttgacaataatctctcagttgttgttgcctatgcatcgctctccgcatgtgtggctgtatcattaactcttgttctgaatccaaggaggagctagataattgatctccttctgagctgtctgccatactctcctcctccctgtcacgcatgtcttcttggtcagaggagccttcatcagcagattccaccgggggcaaaacaggcctgcagcatgtggatgtctcccccacatccacagtccttggggcaggagctgggccagagctaaccacaacaattattattattattattattattattattattattattattattatattttaaaaaaaaaaagaaatcgaggacaaagaaagggaaatatttgttcactcagagggtcgttggtttatggaattcacatccagaagaggtcgtgacagctgttagcctggatagcttcaagacaggattagacagattcatggatgccaagtgtatcggtggttattgaaacggatgtccatgtaccacctctatgttggttgaggcaggcaggattcccttgagtaccatttgttgggggtcaggggaaagggagagttttgccctttctttctgctcaagatccccatggacaattggtggcccactgtgtgacacagaatgctggacttgatgggtttTAGCCTGAttgagcatggctcttcttatgttcttatgttctaaaatAATGCAGAATTAAGACGGCTATTTTTGCAAATGATAGTGAGCTAAATCAATCTGAGAAAACTGCTGCCATTGAATAATGAAGTTATGCCTATTATGTGGGCTTGtgcagaggctcagggagggcaaaaatgggccaATTTCTGGAAACTGGAGGCCATTTTTCCCCTTTgggaatcttcggagaggggcagcatacaaatctaataaataataataaataataaataataatctagaAGAAAGACTTCAGAGCCTGGGAAGCGCAAAAACACTCCCAACACCCACCCAGCCAAGCGCCGCACTTATCTTTTCCTACCGaatcgcatgcacagaagcaaagaaaggccgaAAATCTCAGAAAACTCACACTTACAAGTGTGATTTTCAGCAATTtccttgcttccgcgcatgcacagaagcaaaacctcatGCAAGGCTGCACCGGAGTGCACATGTGTATTGCGGGGATGAGCAGATCATTGTTTCCGCTACCAGATCAGTGATCCCAGGTCTACtgggggcagcccaatactgcccccaccttggtgcaggaggctgactaggctaTGCCCGTTATGGACACATCtacccagcaaccgggcagaaAACCTGttgctaaattttttgaagcccacctcCAAATCTCACAATTTCTCCTTTCTCCAGAGAGAGGTTTTGCCTGCCACGTTGCACCCACTAGCCACCAATTtcactgtaatttatttatttatttattagatttgtatgccgcccctttccgtagactcagggcggctcacaacataatgtTGTCCCCACTCCTTCAGAGATCTCTAGTTTACCAAGTCTCACCAGAATCCTCCAGAATCCTTCAgacacctaaaacacgacctaagtattgcccacaagatcatatgctgcaacgtcctgcctgtcaatgactacttcagcttcaaccacaacaacacaagaaagcacacaacagatttaaacttaatattaactgctccaaacttgactgtaaaaaatatgactttagcaatcgagttgtcgaagcatggaactcattaccggactcagtagtgtcaacccctaacccccaacatttctcccttcgactatccacgattgacctctccaggttcctaagaggtctgtaaggggcgtgcataagtgcaccagtgtgcctttcgtcccctgtccaatttgtctccccttatctcatatatcatatatctttcctccctttcatatatcttctcctctattttcatatcttttttttatatgtaatcCTTCATGCctattctcctcaatatgtattgtgtattggacaaataaataaataaacaaaaaatagaaataacagTTTGGTGAGCTTTCTAGAATACATTTCTCAGGAGAACCTTTAACAAATGGTtcggcccagtgaagggctaccaaaatttttgctaccacactgtgggcgtggcttatgcaggatgccctgcattttctttcaacatctttcagtgcaaattgggtgctctggggtggagctccattttcgctaccccaatgCGTCCCCCTcctccatccaggcagcagcccacccttggttCGGCCCCATCTATCTATatacaacagtcataaatatgcatAAATATACACCAGCTGAAAGGAAATAGTCCCTTGGCAAACATAGTAACACAAT
This genomic interval carries:
- the LOC139159382 gene encoding olfactory receptor 2A1/2A42-like, with translation MANHLPWENKSSVSEFILLGFSTRPQTQRFLFALFLILYLMIVLGNGLIINLIRIDSRLHTPMYFFLANLSFLDISYSSTTMPQLLIHLLLKRKTISVAGCTAQMYIFLSLGISECVLYAVMAYDRYVAICHPLHYTIMMSKSICVKMAVGSWTCGFLFAMMHTGFTMRLPYCGPNEINHFFCEVPAILELACADTRVNEVVDFVLGVILLMSPLSLIVISYVFILRAILKIRSAEGKFKAFSTCTSHITVVTLFYGAAMFMYMRPASSYKAERDKKFSLFYNVISALLNPCIYSLRNKEIKGALCKVFLLKIPINNWWPTV